One Cucumis sativus cultivar 9930 chromosome 1, Cucumber_9930_V3, whole genome shotgun sequence DNA segment encodes these proteins:
- the LOC101208895 gene encoding tryptophan synthase beta chain 2, chloroplastic: MEVCFAERLTKQYRNEEGRGPEIYIKRDRDVLINPFRDHKIISSVIIKVMAAKRKGKSVIAATGGSQGQLYGFITAAACHRHGLDCTIFMGSEDINKQSLNLQLITSLGAQVKWVEGNLKQAVLEAKKELIRKSETSLLVVARDEEPNQFQETKRQGMDKLGGTADILILGCIESSASNVLRLFLDHYFIQKDKDVRLILVQPDNGIMHSASQIMIPHPIGEGLESQREKGLKYLSFLKEIGKVEFYTVTDMEVMEARNLYFKLESNFPSKEASYAFAYLHKLCPTLSDGCKVVVHCGGQ, from the exons ATGGAGGTGTGTTTTGCGGAGAGACTAACAAAGCAGTACAGAAACGAAGAGGGAAGGGGTCCtgaaatttacataaaaagaGATCGAGATGTACTGATCAACCCGTTTCGTGACCACAAGATCATTAGCAGTGTCATCATAAAGGTTATGGCCGCGAAGCGCAAGGGAAAGAGCGTGATTGCGGCCACTGGGGGCAGCCAAGGCCAGCTGTACGGGTTTATCACTGCAGCTGCTTGCCACAGACATGGTTTAGATTGCACCATTTTCATGGGATCTGAAGATATCAATAAGCAGTCTTTAAATCTGCAGTTAATCACTTCGTTAGGTGCTCAG GTGAAATGGGTAGAGGGAAACTTGAAACAAGCAGTATTAGAGGCAAAAAAAGAGTTGATAAGGAAGTCGGAAACCAGCCTTCTTGTGGTTGCTAGGGATGAAGAGCCCAACCAATTTCAAGAGACAAAGAGACAAGGCATGGACAAATTGGGCGGCACAGCAGATATCCTGATTCTGGGCTGCATTGAGAGTAGTGCCTCAAATGTTTTGAGACTCTTCCTTGACCATTATTTCATCCAAAAAGATAAGGATGTGAGGTTGATCCTAGTCCAGCCTGATAATGGAATAATGCACTCTGCATCCCAAATTATGATACCTCATCCCATAGGTGAAGG GCTAGAATcccaaagagaaaaagggCTAAAGTACTTGAGCTTTTTGAAGGAGATAGGGAAAGTTGAATTTTACACAGTGACTGATATGGAGGTGATGGAAGCTCGCAATCTGTATTTCAAGTTGGAAAGCAATTTTCCATCGAAGGAGGCTTCTTATGCTTTTGCATATCTTCACAAGCTTTGCCCCACTCTGTCTGATGGCTGCAAGGTGGTCGTCCATTGCGGTGGCCAATAA
- the LOC101218187 gene encoding tryptophan synthase beta chain 1, with the protein MACNLVNNAAITNQLVAKSHVNVGKLGTGPNILATANKNYMRTIKMQLVIDDPKKSQNLGFGELGKFGKFGGKFVPESLITCLGKLEAEFNLVLNDSKFQEELEVALRDFVGRETPLYYAERLTKHYKNEEGKGPEIYIKREDLNHCGAHKMNNAIAQVMIAKRMGRKSVVAATGAGQHGVATAAACAKHDLDCTIFMGTEDIKKQSSNVLLIKMLGAKVKAVEGNFKDASSEAIRGWVGNLETSYYLTGTVVGPHPCPAMVREFQSVIGKETRRQAMEKWGAKPDVLLACIGSGSNALGLFHEFINEKDVRLIGVEAAGFGLDSGKHSATLSKGHVGVYHGALSYLLQDDEGQILNPHSVGVGLEYPGVGPELSFLKDSGRAEFETASDTEAVEAYKLLAKLEGIFPALEASHAFAYLHKLCPTLPDGCKVVVNCSGRGDKDAAIVFNYHQHNH; encoded by the exons ATGGCCTGCAATTTGGTGAACAATGCTGCAATTACCAACCAATTAGTAGCCAAATCACATGTAAACGTTGGTAAATTAGGAACTGGGCCAAACATTTTGGCCACAGCAAACAAGAATTATATGAGAACAATAAAGATGCAGCTTGTGATTGATGACCCCAAGAAGTCCCAAAATTTAGGATTTGGGGAGTTGGGAAAGTTTGGAAAATTTGGTGGCAAGTTTGTGCCTGAATCTCTAATCACTTGCTTGGGCAAATTGGAAGCTGAGTTCAACTTGGTTTTAAACGATTCCAAATTCCAG GAGGAGCTGGAGGTGGCGCTGAGGGATTTTGTTGGACGAGAAACGCCGCTATATTACGCGGAGAGGCTAACAAAGCACTACAAAAACGAAGAAGGAAAGGGACCtgaaatatacataaaaagaGAGGATTTGAACCATTGTGGTGCGCACAAGATGAACAATGCGATCGCACAGGTTATGATTGCGAAGCGCATGGGGCGGAAGAGCGTGGTTGCGGCCACTGGGGCTGGACAGCACGGCGTTGCCACTGCAGCTGCTTGCGCCAAACATGATTTAGATTGCACCATTTTCATGGGCACTGAAGATATCAAAAAGCAATCTTCAAATGTTCTCTTAATCAAAATGCTGGGTGCTAAG GTGAAAGCTGTGGAGGGAAATTTCAAGGACGCATCATCAGAGGCAATAAGAGGGTGGGTGGGGAACTTAGAAACGAGCTATTATTTAACGGGCACAGTGGTGGGTCCACATCCTTGTCCCGCCATGGTTAGGGAGTTTCAGTCCGTGATTGGTAAAGAGACGCGAAGACAAGCCATGGAAAAATGGGGAGCCAAACCAGATGTTCTTTTGGCTTGCATTGGTAGTGGCTCAAATGCTTTGGGACTCTTCCATGAATTCATTAATGAAAAAGATGTTAGGCTGATCGGAGTGGAGGCTGCCGGATTCGGCTTGGATAGTGGAAAGCATTCTGCAACTTTGTCTAAAGGCCATGTTGGGGTCTACCATGGAGCTTTGAGTTACCTTTTGCAAGACGATGAAGGCCAGATTTTGAACCCCCATTCCGTTGGTGTAGG GCTAGAATATCCAGGAGTAGGGCCAGAACTGAGCTTTCTAAAAGACAGTGGAAGAGCTGAATTTGAAACGGCGTCGGACACGGAGGCAGTGGAAGCTTACAAACTCCTAGCCAAGCTGGAAGGCATATTCCCAGCGCTGGAGGCTTCTCATGCTTTTGCTTATCTTCATAAGCTTTGCCCCACTCTGCCCGACGGTTGCAAGGTCGTCGTCAATTGCAGTGGGCGTGGTGATAAAGACGCTGCCATTGTTTTCAACTATCACCAACACAACCACTAG